The Oreochromis niloticus isolate F11D_XX linkage group LG2, O_niloticus_UMD_NMBU, whole genome shotgun sequence genome includes a region encoding these proteins:
- the f9a gene encoding coagulation factor IXa, producing the protein MCKHRLYFGAVVESVSVRMAEKFGMGLISASLLHFLLLNVRLGSGVPAPSAGEVFLSGQSADSILRRHKRYNTGLFEEFLQGNLERECKEEICDLEEARETFENDEKTMEFWAGYADGNQCMSRPCLNQGSCKDILGSYTCTCASGFTGRNCEIVIAKRCDVNNGDCMHFCDSLGVFGAKCSCATGYRLMQDGVSCEAEVEFPCGRTALTAQSGVYTRSALHYENANSTSLTDTNTTAYPPSTPAPTTVSFMDTRNRRKKLPLWVYNATEAPVRPYKRIVGGEVVLPGEIPWQVALVARPSDHIFCGGSILSEHWVITAAHCLIEAQGSFFVRVGENNIDINEGTEQNHDVKEMHIHPRYNATLSLYNHDIALLYLKSPITFSKVVRPICIGPMTFIEALVKDSSPATVSGWGRTRFLGATAKTLQKVEVPFTDRTECTQSSRQKITSVMFCAGYYNEAKDACQGDSGGPHANSIHDTWFLTGIISWGEECAKQGKYGVYTRISLYYRWINHVMGVTKHRMAFDYENPDP; encoded by the exons atgtgcaaacacagatTGTACTTTGGAGCAGTAGTCGAGAGTGTTTCTGTCAGGATGGCAGAAAAATTTGGAATGGGACTCATTTCTGCGTCTTTGCTGcattttctacttttaaatgtTCGGCTGGGCTCCGGAG TTCCTGCTCCATCTGCGGGTGAAGTGTTTCTGTCCGGTCAATCAGCTGATAGCATTTTGCGCAGACACAAACGTTACAACACTGGACTGTTTGAGGAGTTTCTGCAGGGAAACCTGGAGAGAGAGTGTAAAGAGGAAATATGCGACCTAGAAGAGGCGAGGGAGACATTCGAGAATGATGAAAAGACA ATGGAATTTTGGGCAGGATATGCAG ATGGTAATCAGTGTATGTCAAGGCCATGCCTGAACCAGGGGTCATGTAAAGACATCCTGGGCTCCTACACCTGCACATGTGCATCTGGCTTCACTGGGAGGAACTGTGAGATTG ttATAGCAAAAAGATGCGATGTGAACAATGGAGACTGTATGCACTTCTGTGACTCATTAGGAGTCTTTGGAGCAAAATGCTCCTGTGCTACAGGATACAGGCTGATGCAGGATGGTGTCAGCTGTGAAGCAGAAG TTGAATTCCCATGTGGCAGAACTGCCCTGACAGCACAAAGTGGAGTATATACAAGATCTGCGCTCCACTATGAGAATGCAAACAGCACTTCACTGACCGACACGAACACTACTGCATACCCTCCCTCAACTCCAGCCCCTACCACAGTGTCGTTTATGGACACAAGAAATAGACGAAAGAAACTGCCCCTGTGGGTATACAATGCCACTGAGGCGCCAGTTAGGCCTTATAAACGTATCGTTGGAGGTGAAGTGGTCCTTCCAGGAGAGATCCCATGGCAG GTAGCCTTGGTAGCACGTCCCAGTGATCATATATTCTGTGGGGGATCCATTCTGAGCGAACACTGGGTTATCACTGCTGCTCATTGCCTGATAGAGGCACAAGGCTCCTTCTTCGTCAGAGTGG GGGAGAATAACATCGACATCAATGAAGGCACGGAGCAGAATCATGATGTGAAGGAGATGCACATTCACCCACGCTACAATGCCACTCTGAGCTTATACAACCATGACATTGCCCTCCTCTATCTCAAAAGCCCCATCACCTTCTCCAAGGTAGTGCGACCCATCTGCATAGGGCCCATGACGTTCATTGAGGCGTTAGTGAAGGATTCCTCCCCAGCTACAGTCAGCGGCTGGGGCAGAACCCGCTTCCTTGGAGCCACGGCCAAGACGCTGCAGAAAGTCGAGGTTCCCTTCACAGATCGCACAGAGTGCACGCAGAGCAGCCGCCAAAAGATCACCTCTGTCATGTTTTGTGCAGGATACTATAACGAGGCCAAAGATGCCTGTCAGGGCGACAGTGGAGGCCCTCACGCAAACAGTATTCATGATACATGGTTCCTCACAGGCATCATAAGCTGGGGGGAAGAATGCGCAAAACAAGGGAAATATGGTGTGTACACCCGGATCTCTCTTTATTACAGGTGGATAAACCATGTTATGGGGGTAACTAAACACAGGATGGCATTTGATTATGAAAACCCTGacccataa